GTTTGGTTTCCGAGTGGTTGAATTTGGGATTGATCTATCGGCTTTGTTGTTTGATTAACAGTAACTGTCGTTTGTTCGGCTGGTATGGTAGTCTGATTTGCTATTGTTGTTTGTGGCTTTTCTGTAATAGTTGCCATTGTCTCGTTTTGAGAAGTTGCATTTGTTTGATTTTGATTTTGAGCGTATACTGTTCCAGTGTATGCCAAAGTAAAAAGCAAAGCGGCAGTGCACACCAGAATGATGAAAGTGTTTTTCATTAGTACAATTTAGATTCTATACTTTAAATAGATCTTATCAAACCTTTCCCTCATATTCTACCCTGCTATCCGTATTATGACTTTAATGCCTAAATCCGAATTTTAGTAACGAGGGATTCGAAATAAGAATTTGGTAAAAGACTGAAATAAAAAAATGTCATTATGAAAGCCAGAATTGGAAAAAAGAGAAATGTGAATAATTTATTCGATTGGCTGGAATAAAAACTGCGTATCTGACAGAAATATCACGCCTGGAAATAAATGTCTAGATTAGTTTCATAATAATAGAAAAAATGATAATCCAAAATATGGTGACATTTTAGATGATATTGACATTTGAATTTCACCCGCCCATTTACTCGATTATGTGGTTATAGTTGTGTTGTTGTTATTTTGGTCTCTGTTTATCATGTCCTATTGGTTGGACAAATCAGAACATCGGTAAAAAATTCATCCTTTTATGACTTTGGTTCCCAAACCCCTATTATGTTTTGTTGAGGGTCCTTCAATATAGCAAAGTACCCCTCTGAGACCTGCTGCTTATCCAAAACAATTTCGGCTCCAGCAGTTTTTGCTTTACCGACACACTCGTCTAATGAATTAACTTCCACATACATTGTAGGTTTTTGTTCCGCATTACGTCTTTTTAGTATGGCTCCTTTTATTCCAGCGTTTTCCACGTACCAGTAGTCAGAAGTGTCA
This Candidatus Nitrosocosmicus oleophilus DNA region includes the following protein-coding sequences:
- a CDS encoding VOC family protein, whose translation is MSNNSLNTINYFELPSDNIEQLKGFYSSIFNWEFEKGNDTSDYWYVENAGIKGAILKRRNAEQKPTMYVEVNSLDECVGKAKTAGAEIVLDKQQVSEGYFAILKDPQQNIIGVWEPKS